The following are encoded together in the Planctomycetota bacterium genome:
- a CDS encoding NADH-quinone oxidoreductase subunit A, whose translation MALPDVTISSLVAPLAVGGGDPRAGWLPVALLLVIAIGFAVTNLIVSLIVGPSRTGPGKETTYESGMAPVGSTRRRFNVRFYLVAILFVAFDVEIVILYPWASSFAAAVADNSLNNGLGTLMLGGMLVFTLLIVVGYAYDVGKGVLKFE comes from the coding sequence ATGGCGTTGCCCGACGTGACGATTTCGAGCCTTGTTGCCCCACTGGCCGTCGGCGGAGGCGATCCGCGGGCCGGGTGGCTGCCCGTCGCGTTGCTGCTGGTGATCGCGATCGGTTTCGCCGTGACGAACCTGATCGTCAGCCTCATCGTCGGGCCCAGCCGAACCGGGCCGGGCAAGGAGACGACGTACGAGAGCGGCATGGCCCCCGTCGGCAGCACCCGCCGACGCTTCAACGTCCGCTTCTACCTCGTCGCGATCCTCTTCGTCGCGTTCGACGTCGAAATCGTCATCCTCTACCCGTGGGCCAGCTCGTTTGCCGCGGCCGTGGCGGACAACTCGCTCAACAACGGGTTGGGCACGCTGATGCTCGGCGGCATGCTCGTCTTCACGCTGCTCATCGTCGTGGGCTACGCCTACGACGTGGGCAAGGGTGTCCTGAAGTTCGAGTAA